In a single window of the Nicotiana tomentosiformis chromosome 10, ASM39032v3, whole genome shotgun sequence genome:
- the LOC138899878 gene encoding uncharacterized protein, whose product MGRGTTQPASSAATTSTTSPPTRGTLAPAGRGEARGGTQSLGGPNRFYDMRGRQSSEASSDVITGILTVQSHDVYALIDPGSTLSYVTPYVPMGFGIKSEQLHEPFSISTPVGESIVAARVYRDCVVTVRGRDTMDNFIELGMVDFDVIMGMD is encoded by the coding sequence ATGGGCAGGGGTACAACccagccagccagttctgcagctactacatccacaacatcTCCTCCAACTCGAGGCACCctagcacccgcagggcgtggggAAGCTAGAGGTGGTACACAGAGTCTGGGAGGACCCAACCGTTTCTATgatatgaggggtcgccagagttcagaggcttcttcagatgttatcacaggtatattgactgtccaatctcatgatgtgtatgctcttattgatcctggttccactttgtcctatgtcactccctatgttCCTATgggatttgggataaaatcggaaCAACTCCATGAGCCGTTCTcaatatctactccggttggtgagtctattgtggccgcgcgagtttatagagattgtgttgtcacggtgcgtggtcgggacaccatggacaattttattgaattagggatggttgattttgatgtaataatggggatggattga
- the LOC138899879 gene encoding uncharacterized protein codes for MWEDSHEEGSPLTRWSEFADAFIDPFLPVEKKAAHATEFERLKQGSMSVWEYHMRFACLSKYSIYMLPTMEAKVRWFVQGLSPFVINETATAALNDMNYGKMVAFAQATETRKLKNRIERESSSKARSAGNFGGGGGGGRLALRVGSSGLSQSFAQS; via the coding sequence atgtgggaggactcccatgaggagggaagccctctgacaaggtggagtgagtttgccgatgctttcATTGATCCTTTCCTGCCTGTCGAGAAAAAGGCAGCCCATGCCACCGAGTTTGAGAGATTGAaacaaggtagcatgagtgtgtgggagtatcatatgagattcgcgtgcCTGTCCAAATATTCcatctacatgttgcccactatggaggctaaagTGCGGTGGTTTGTGCAGGGGCTTAGCCCCTTTGTTATTAATGAGactgctacagctgccttgaatgatatgaactatggtaagatggtggcatttgctcaagccacagagacccgtaaACTGAAGAATAGAATAGAGCGTGAGAgcagcagcaaggcccggtccgcaggcaactttggtggtggtggtggtggtggtaggttagCATTAAGGGTAGGGTCATCAGGGCtatcccagtcttttgctcagtcttaa